Proteins encoded together in one Flavobacteriales bacterium window:
- a CDS encoding methionine adenosyltransferase, translating to MSYLFTSESVSEGHPDKVADQISDALIDNFMAFDPQSKVACETLVTTGQVVLAGEVKTNTYLDVQKIARETIKRIGYTKSEYMFDYNSCGILSAIHDQSEDINQGVERSNPEDQGAGDQGMMFGYATKETENYMPLALDLAHKILQEMSHIRNNEPDLIPYLRPDAKSQVTIEYSDDNVPQRIDTIVVSTQHDDFASEEAMLVKIKNDIINIVIPRVKAKLPFNLQELFTAEIIYHINPTGIFVIGGPHGDTGLTGRKIIVDTYGGKGGHGGGAFSGKDPSKVDRSGAYATRHVAKNLVAAGVCDEILVQVSYAIGVAEPCGMYVDTYGTSKVDLTDGEIADKIAEIFDMRPYFIEQRLKLRNPIYSETAAFGHMGRKNETVTKTFYAPDGTELKKTVELFTWEALDYVDKVKSSFGL from the coding sequence ATGTCGTATTTGTTTACGTCTGAATCAGTTTCAGAAGGACATCCAGATAAAGTTGCAGATCAAATTTCTGATGCTTTAATTGATAATTTCATGGCATTTGACCCTCAGTCAAAAGTTGCTTGTGAAACATTGGTAACTACTGGTCAAGTTGTTTTGGCAGGCGAAGTTAAAACGAACACTTATTTAGATGTTCAGAAAATTGCGCGTGAGACAATTAAAAGAATCGGATACACGAAGTCGGAATATATGTTCGACTATAATTCATGTGGAATCCTGTCAGCAATTCATGATCAGTCAGAAGATATCAATCAAGGAGTTGAACGTTCAAATCCAGAGGATCAAGGAGCAGGGGATCAAGGAATGATGTTTGGTTATGCTACTAAGGAAACCGAAAACTATATGCCTTTGGCGTTGGATCTTGCACACAAAATTTTGCAAGAGATGTCGCATATCCGTAATAACGAACCAGATTTGATTCCTTATTTACGACCAGACGCTAAGTCTCAAGTAACTATCGAGTATTCTGATGATAACGTTCCACAAAGAATTGATACGATTGTTGTTTCAACACAACATGACGATTTTGCTTCTGAAGAGGCGATGCTAGTGAAAATCAAGAATGATATTATAAACATTGTTATTCCTAGAGTAAAAGCGAAGCTTCCATTTAACCTTCAAGAACTGTTTACTGCTGAGATAATATATCATATTAATCCAACTGGAATTTTTGTAATTGGTGGGCCTCACGGAGATACAGGATTAACAGGTCGTAAGATTATTGTTGATACCTACGGAGGGAAAGGTGGTCACGGAGGTGGTGCTTTTTCAGGGAAAGATCCTTCTAAAGTGGATAGATCAGGAGCATATGCAACACGTCACGTAGCTAAGAACTTGGTTGCAGCAGGTGTTTGTGATGAAATTTTGGTTCAAGTATCGTATGCGATTGGTGTGGCTGAGCCATGTGGAATGTACGTTGATACATATGGAACGTCTAAAGTTGACTTGACGGATGGAGAGATCGCGGATAAGATTGCTGAAATTTTTGATATGCGTCCTTATTTCATCGAACAACGATTGAAATTGAGAAACCCTATCTATTCTGAAACTGCGGCCTTCGGTCACATGGGAAGAAAGAACGAAACAGTAACGAAAACATTCTACGCTCCAGATGGCACAGAACTTAAGAAAACAGTTGAGTTATTCACTTGGGAAGCACTTGATTACGTTGATAAAGTAAAATCATCATTCGGATTGTAA